In Desulfobacterales bacterium, the genomic stretch CTGCGGCCCAAGTTCGCCTACGGCCGGTTGATCCATGAAAACTGCGAACGGCGGCCCCACTTCGATGCCGGCCGCTTTGCCGAACAATTCGGCGATGATGGACACCGCCAGGGCTGGTGCCTGTACAAACTGGGCTGCAAGGGTCCGGAGACATACAACAACTGCCCGTCCCTGCAGTTCAACGACATGGGCGCCGGGACCTGGCCGGTGGGCACCGGCCACCCCTGTTTCGGCTGCTCTGAAAAGGGAGTGGGCTTTGTCACCCCGATCTATTCCCCGGCCGAGGTACTCAACGTCACCCCGCCGGTCCAGTTTGCCCCGGCCGAGCCGGAGCAGGGCAAGGGGGCATCGACCCTGGCCGCGGCAGTGATCGGCGCAGCGGTGGGCGCCGGCACGGTGGCCGTCGGCTTGAACCTTGGCAACAAATCCCACAACGGGGAAGACAAGGAGAGCTAGGATGGGTATCAACAGGCGCGATTTCTTGAAAGTAACCGCCGGGAGCGGATTACTGCTGGCCGCCGATATATCGCCCGGCCTGGCCGCCGCTCCCAGGTCGCTGCCTCCGGACGCGGTGGGAATCCTCTACGACGCCACCCTCTGTATCGGCTGCAAATCCTGCATGGTGAACTGCAAGAAGTACAACAGCATGCCGGGCGGCGCCCTGCACCGCAAGGACGGCACCATTCCTTATGAATATCAAACCGCGGCCCGGATCTACGATGCACCCACGGATCTGTCCGACAAGACCCTGAACATCATAAAGGCCTACCGGAGCGGCACCGGGCTGAACAAGGACCGGGAAGAAAACGGTTATTCCTTTGTCAGTCAGCACTGTCTCCACTGCCTGGACCCGGCCTGCGTGTCGGTCTGTCCGGTGGCAGCCCTGCACAAGGAGCCGGACACCGGGATCGTGGCCTATGCCGCGGAAAGATGCATCGGCTGCCGTTACTGCCAGGTGGCCTGTCCATTCGGCGTGCCCCGGTTCGAATGGGGCGAGAGTTCGCCCAAGATCGTCAAGTGTCAGCTCTGCCGGCACCGGATCGCCAAGGGCGGCTACTCGGCCTGCTGCGAATTCTGTCCCACCGGGGCCTCGCTGTTCGGCAAGGTAATTGACCTCCGTCAGGAGGCGATGCGACGGCTGGGCCTCAAGCCGGGCAGCTATTACGACTATCCGCTGAACCGGCTCAACGCTGGCAGAACCATCCCCACCAAGGTAAGCGGTTACAACGATCACATCTACGGACTCACCGAGGCCGGCGGTACCCAGTACATGCTCCTGGCCGGGGTGGGATTTGAAAAACTGGGATTCAACCCGCGGATCACCGGCCAGGCCTATCCGGAGCTGACCTGGGAATATATCGCCAAGGTCCCGGCCCTGGTCGCGTTACTGCTGCTCGGCGGGGCGGGGATTCATCTGCTGACCAGGGACAAGACGAACGAATAAGGCCGGACAAGCCGGCGTAATGGTGAGTTCATCCACTCGGTATTAATGATTTCGGGAGGAAACAATACATGGCGAAGCGAATAGTAATTGACCCGATCACCAGGATCGAAGGACATCTCCGCATCGACTGCGAGATCGACGGGGGCAAGGTGACCAATGCCTGGTCCTCGGGCCAGATGTGGCGCGGATTCGAGCTGATCCTCAAGGGCCGCGACCCCAGGGACGCCTGGGTCATCACCCAACGAATCTGCGGGGTCTGCACAACGGTCCACGCGCTGGCCTCGGTGCGTACGGTTGAAAATGCCCTGGGCATGGAGGTCCCCCTCAATGCCCAGTACATCCGCAACCTGATCATGGCCGCCCACGGGATCCATGACCATATTGTCCATTTTTACCATCTCTGCGCCCTGGACTGGGTGGATATCGTCTCGGCCCTTTCCGCCGACGCCCGGGCCACGGCCAAGCTGGGCCAGTCCCTGTCCGACTGGAAACGCAACAGCTACCAGGAGATCAAGGGGGCCCAGGAACAGCTCCAGACCCTGGTCGATTCCGGCCAGCTCGGTATTTACGGCAGCGGCTACTGGGGTCATCCGGCGATGAAACTGTCGCCCGAGGTCAACCTGCTGGCCGCCACCCATTATCTCCAGGCCCTGGAATACCAGCGCAACGTCAACAAGGTGGTGGCCATCCTGGGCAGCAAGACCCCCCATATCCAGAACATGGCGGTGGGCGGGGTGGCCAATGCGATCAACCTGGACAGCCCCTCCACCCTGAACATGGAACGGCTCTACAAGGTCAAGACCCTGATCGACGAGGCGAACGACTTTATCAAAAAGGTGCTGCTGGTGGACGTGGCCGCGGTGGGCGCGATGTACGCCGACTGGACCGCAATCGGCGCCGGGGTCACCAACTACCTGGCCGCGCCGGACATGCCGATGGATACCAGGGGCACCACCTTTTCCCTGCCCGGCGGCTACATTCCCAACGGCGATATCTCCAGGTTCACCGAGATCACCAGCTTCCAGGACAAGTTCTTTGAGGACAATGTCCAGGAATCGATCAAACATTCCTGGTACGACGGCGACTGGACCCGGCACCCTTACCAGGGGGAGACCGTGCCCAAGTACACCGACTTCCAGGACAACGGCAAGTACTCCTGGGTCAAGGCCCCGACCTTCCAGGGCGAGCCGGCCCAGGTGGGCCCGCTGGCCAACGTGCTTACCATGTTCGCCGCCGGCCACAAGCCGACCCAGAAGTATACCACCCAGATGCTGGATAGGGTCAGTTCCCTGGTCGGGTCCAAGGTCGGGATCCCGGCCCTGCATTCGACCATCGGCCGGATCGCGGCCCGGGCCGTGCGCTGCGCCGTGTTGAACGATACCATGAAGGAACAGTGGACCGCCCTGGTCAACAATATCGCCAGCAACGACATGACCACCTTCAACCCGCCCACCTTCCCCTCCGGAATCCAACAGGGGTTCGGCTACCATGAGGCGCCGCGCGGCATCCTCTCCCACTGGATCATAATCGAGAACGGCAAGATCAAGAACTACCAGGCCGTGGTACCCTCCACCTGGAACGCCGGGCCGCGCAACGGCAAGGACGCTCTCGGCCCCTACGAGTCGGCCCTGCTGGGCACCCCGGTGGCGGATCCGGAAAAACCGCTGGAGGTGCTCCGCACCATTCACTCCTTTGACCCGTGCCTGGCCTGCGCCATTCACCTGGTGGACAAGGAGAACAAGGAGATCGTCAAGGTCAGGGCGCTGTAGCAGGGCATCACGCTGATAATCGAAGCAAACGAGGCGGTTGTGGACATACTGGTACTGGGAATCGGCAACGTCCTGCTCATGGACGAGGGAGTCGGGGTCAAGGCGGTGGAGGAACTGGACCGGCGCTACAGCTTTCCCCAAGGGGTGGAGCTGCTGGACGGCGGCACCTCGGGCATTGAGTTGCTCACCCATATCCGCAACCGGGATGCGGTGATCATCATTGATGCGATGACCTGGGGCCGGCGGCCCGGCAGCGTTGGCAGGGTCGAGGGCCGCGATGTTCCCGCCGCCTTCCTGACCAGGATATCGCCCCACCAGCTCGGGCTGTCCGACCTGCTGGCCGCGGCCATGCTCACCGACGAGTTGCCCGGGCATCTGGTGCTCTTCGGGGTCGAGCCCCAATTCCTGGAGGCGGGTTTTTCCCTGTCCCCGGCAGTGACGGCGAATTTCGAAAAGCTGCTCACCGCGGTGCTCGACGAGTTACGCCGCCTCGGCTGCGACGAAATCCAGCCGCAGACCAGGACAATTACTCCCAGCCCCTGGGCCTACAGCCTGCATAATGGTAACGCCTGCTGTCCCGGCAAGGAACCGAGCTGACGGCCGGACGGCCGGACGGCGTTTTGAGTGTAAGGAGAAAGAGATGACATCTGACCATGAGATCAAGACCTGGAACCTGAATACGGCCTGGCTGCTCCTGTTCATCATCATCGGCGGGGCGGTGGCGCTCTACCGGTTGAGCCAGGGACTCGGGGCCGCCACCAACTTGAACGACAGCTATCCCTGGGGCTTATGGCTCGGTTTCGACGTGCTCGGCGGGGTGGCCATGACGGCCGGCGGTTTCATCATTGCCGCGGCCATCTACCTGTTTAACTGGAAAAAATACCAACCCATTATCAGGCCCGCGCTCCTGACCGCCTTTCTCGGCTACCTGATGGAGATCCTCGCGGTATTTCTGGACATCGGCCATCCGTTCCGGATCTGGCACCCGGCGGTGATGTGGCAGCGCCACTCGGTGATGTGGCTGGTGGCCATCCTGGTCATCCTCTACACCATCATCCTGACCATCGAGGCCAGCCCGATGCTCCTGGAACGGTTGCAGTGGAACAAGACCAGGAAAACGTTGAACAGGATCATGATCGGGGTGGTGATCTTGGGGGTGATGTTCTCCGTGCTCCACCAGTCTTCCCTGGGCGCGCTCTTCCTGATCGCGCCCTCCAAGATGTCACCCCTCTGGTTCACCTGGTTCCTGCCCTATTTCTTCCTGATCTCGGCCGTTGCCATGGGGCTGGCCATGGTCGGCGCCGAGGCGATGCTGAGCGCCAAGGCCTTCAACCACAAGGTGGATGACGAAATCTTCTTCGGCCTGGCCCGGGGCCTGATTATCACCCTGACCATCTATTTTCTGCTGAAGCTCTACTTCCTGATCACCAATACCGGAATCAGCGCCGCATTCGACGGCAGCCTGGGCGCCAACATGTACCTGCTGGAGATGGCCGGCGGAGTGGTCCTCCCCCTGGTCCTGCTGGGGATCAAGCAGATCCGCACCAACCTGACCGGTATCTTCTCGGTCAATATCCTGGTGATCACCGGGGTGCTGGTCAACCGTTTGAACGTCTGCCTGTTCAGTATGCAGGAGTACAACGCCACCCAGCGGGGCGCTGATTATTTCCCCTCGGCAATGGAATTCATGATCACCCTGGGGATCATCTCTTTCGGGCTCCTGCTCTTCAAGCTGGCGGCCAAACATCTGCCGCTTTTTGCCGAGGCCTGAGTTCACTCGCCCCTGTTACGAAAAAAAGAAAGCGGGTCCTGGCCAGGACCCGCTTTTTTCGTGGGTGGTAACTCGGCGCTACAATTGTCAGCCAGACCCGCGGGCGAGCCGGCAAGACGACTCCGCACAAAAAAATCTCAACCGCCGATCTGACGCATGCTGCGGTTCTCGCACATAAGACCGTTTTCCGGTTTGGCCCGGACCGCGGTCATAACTGATTCCTTGATATTTCCCAGGTCCATTCTGATCTCGTGACTGGAAAAAAGACACGGCTTCAGATAACCGTCCGCAGTGAGCCGCAGCCGGTTGCAGGAGAGACACTTCGGCGGCCGGTCGGCGCTGATCGCCCCCTGCGGGTCCTTGTGGTCGGCAAGGACAAAATGCTTGATGGTCTGCAGCCGGAGCCCCTGTTGCCGGCAAAAGAGTTCCATGGTTTCGATCTCCTTGACGGTTGTGGCATCCATCAGCACCATGTTGATCTTGACCGGCTCAAGTCCGGCCGCCTTGGCCGCAGCGATCCCGCCAAGCACCTCATCGATATTCCCGCCCCGGGTCAACCCGGCAAAACGGTCCTGGTCCAGGGTATCGAGGGAGATATTGATCCGGTCGAGTCCGGCCCCTTTCAACCCCCGGGCCAGTTCCGGGGTGAGGAGAGAACCGTTGCTGGTCATGGAGAGTTCCGCAAGCCCGGGGATCGCGGCCAGCCTTTCCACCAGCCAGGTGATGTTCTTGCGGACCAGCGGTTCGCCGCCGGTGAGCCTGATCCTGGTGATCCCCAGGCCCACCGCGACCCGGGCGATCTGTTCGATCTCCTCGTAGCGGAGGATCTCCGCATAGGGCTTGAGTGGGGCCCCGCCCTCGGGCAGACAGTAGACGCAACGGTAATTGCAACGGTCGGTAATCGAGATGCGCAGGTAATTTATTTTCCGGCCAAAGGGATCAACAAGCATCTTCTCAACAAATCATATGAACGTTTGAACCGCTTGGACCGTCCTGTTTCAGGTCCGGATAAACATTAACCCGGCATCTCCGCTTCCGGAAAGAGGGCCAGGGTGACTATCGTGCCCCGGGCCAGTCCCTGCAGGACGTCCATATGCAGCTCGCGTTTAAAAACCCTGGCGCTGATAATCGATTCCAGGCTGACCATGTTGAGTCCCATGGCCACGGCCGAAATCAGGAAGAAAAAGGGAATAAATGAATTATACCAGAGGGGCGATAATTTATCAGCCACGATCAGGTAGAGCGCGCCCAGGGAAGACTGGTGGAGCACGGAGAGCATCACCCCGAACATTACGAAACTTTCAGACCTCCCGGGGGTTGGTGTCA encodes the following:
- the hybA gene encoding hydrogenase 2 operon protein HybA, with amino-acid sequence MGINRRDFLKVTAGSGLLLAADISPGLAAAPRSLPPDAVGILYDATLCIGCKSCMVNCKKYNSMPGGALHRKDGTIPYEYQTAARIYDAPTDLSDKTLNIIKAYRSGTGLNKDREENGYSFVSQHCLHCLDPACVSVCPVAALHKEPDTGIVAYAAERCIGCRYCQVACPFGVPRFEWGESSPKIVKCQLCRHRIAKGGYSACCEFCPTGASLFGKVIDLRQEAMRRLGLKPGSYYDYPLNRLNAGRTIPTKVSGYNDHIYGLTEAGGTQYMLLAGVGFEKLGFNPRITGQAYPELTWEYIAKVPALVALLLLGGAGIHLLTRDKTNE
- the nrfD gene encoding polysulfide reductase NrfD, which encodes MLSVLHQSSLGALYLIVADKLSPLWYNSFIPFFFLISAVAMGLNMVSLESIISARVFKRELHMDVLQGLARGTIVTLALFPEAEMPG
- the hybB gene encoding Ni/Fe-hydrogenase cytochrome b subunit; translation: MTSDHEIKTWNLNTAWLLLFIIIGGAVALYRLSQGLGAATNLNDSYPWGLWLGFDVLGGVAMTAGGFIIAAAIYLFNWKKYQPIIRPALLTAFLGYLMEILAVFLDIGHPFRIWHPAVMWQRHSVMWLVAILVILYTIILTIEASPMLLERLQWNKTRKTLNRIMIGVVILGVMFSVLHQSSLGALFLIAPSKMSPLWFTWFLPYFFLISAVAMGLAMVGAEAMLSAKAFNHKVDDEIFFGLARGLIITLTIYFLLKLYFLITNTGISAAFDGSLGANMYLLEMAGGVVLPLVLLGIKQIRTNLTGIFSVNILVITGVLVNRLNVCLFSMQEYNATQRGADYFPSAMEFMITLGIISFGLLLFKLAAKHLPLFAEA
- a CDS encoding radical SAM protein codes for the protein MLVDPFGRKINYLRISITDRCNYRCVYCLPEGGAPLKPYAEILRYEEIEQIARVAVGLGITRIRLTGGEPLVRKNITWLVERLAAIPGLAELSMTSNGSLLTPELARGLKGAGLDRINISLDTLDQDRFAGLTRGGNIDEVLGGIAAAKAAGLEPVKINMVLMDATTVKEIETMELFCRQQGLRLQTIKHFVLADHKDPQGAISADRPPKCLSCNRLRLTADGYLKPCLFSSHEIRMDLGNIKESVMTAVRAKPENGLMCENRSMRQIGG
- a CDS encoding HyaD/HybD family hydrogenase maturation endopeptidase gives rise to the protein MDILVLGIGNVLLMDEGVGVKAVEELDRRYSFPQGVELLDGGTSGIELLTHIRNRDAVIIIDAMTWGRRPGSVGRVEGRDVPAAFLTRISPHQLGLSDLLAAAMLTDELPGHLVLFGVEPQFLEAGFSLSPAVTANFEKLLTAVLDELRRLGCDEIQPQTRTITPSPWAYSLHNGNACCPGKEPS
- a CDS encoding nickel-dependent hydrogenase large subunit; translated protein: MAKRIVIDPITRIEGHLRIDCEIDGGKVTNAWSSGQMWRGFELILKGRDPRDAWVITQRICGVCTTVHALASVRTVENALGMEVPLNAQYIRNLIMAAHGIHDHIVHFYHLCALDWVDIVSALSADARATAKLGQSLSDWKRNSYQEIKGAQEQLQTLVDSGQLGIYGSGYWGHPAMKLSPEVNLLAATHYLQALEYQRNVNKVVAILGSKTPHIQNMAVGGVANAINLDSPSTLNMERLYKVKTLIDEANDFIKKVLLVDVAAVGAMYADWTAIGAGVTNYLAAPDMPMDTRGTTFSLPGGYIPNGDISRFTEITSFQDKFFEDNVQESIKHSWYDGDWTRHPYQGETVPKYTDFQDNGKYSWVKAPTFQGEPAQVGPLANVLTMFAAGHKPTQKYTTQMLDRVSSLVGSKVGIPALHSTIGRIAARAVRCAVLNDTMKEQWTALVNNIASNDMTTFNPPTFPSGIQQGFGYHEAPRGILSHWIIIENGKIKNYQAVVPSTWNAGPRNGKDALGPYESALLGTPVADPEKPLEVLRTIHSFDPCLACAIHLVDKENKEIVKVRAL